In Cololabis saira isolate AMF1-May2022 chromosome 1, fColSai1.1, whole genome shotgun sequence, the following proteins share a genomic window:
- the LOC133446182 gene encoding high mobility group protein B2-like — protein sequence MTKDPNKPRGKTSSYAYFVATCREEHKKKHPGTSVNFSEFSKKCSERWKTMSAKEKVKFEDLAKTDKVRYDREMKTYVPPKGTAKGKKKKDPNAPKRPPSAFFVFCSDHRPRIKEEHPGISIGDIAKKLGELWSTQTSKDKAPYEAKAGKLKEKYEKDVAAYKAKSGSGKSDAGKKSGPGRPPAKKVVPADDDDDDDEDEDDEDDDDEDDDDDE from the exons ATGACAAAGGACCCGAACAAGCCCAGAGGGAAGACCTCTTCCTATGCCTACTTCGTGGCCACCTGCCGGGAGGAGCACAAGAAGAAGCACCCAGGGACCAGCGTGAACTTCTCCGAGTTCTCCAAGAAGTGCTCCGAGAGATGGAAG accatGTCAGCCAAGGAGAAGGTGAAGTTTGAGGACTTGGCCAAGACCGACAAGGTCAGATATGACAGAGAGATGAAGACCTACGTCCCACCTAAAGGGACCGCCAAgggcaagaagaagaaggacCCGAATGCCCCAAAGAGGCCACC CTCCGCTTTCTTCGTCTTCTGCTCCGACCACCGCCCTCGCATCAAGGAGGAGCATCCCGGCATCTCCATCGGCGACATCGCCAAGAAGCTCGGCGAGCTGTGGTCCACGCAGACCTCCAAAGACAAGGCCCCGTACGAGGCCAAGGCCGGCAAGCTGAAGGAGAAATACGAGAAG GACGTCGCCGCCTACAAGGCCAAGTCTGGCTCAGGAAAGAGCGATGCCGGCAAGAAGAGCGGCCCCGGCAGGCCCCCGGCCAAGAAGGTGGTGCCAGCcgacgacgatgatgatgatgacgaggacgaagatgatgaggatgacGACGATGAAGACGACGATGATGACGAGTAA